One Burkholderia vietnamiensis LMG 10929 genomic window, TCTCCTCGTTGTCCGAGCGGCGGCGGCCGACGATGTGATCCATGTCGCCCGACGCGATGCGCTCCATCCGGTCGAAGTCGTGCAGCCATTGCTGAACCGCGACGAAGCTCGAGCCGTCCAGGCCCGCGCCCTGCCCGGCCACGACGGCCGCGGCCAGCGCGTCGTCGCCGGTCGGATTCTCGGTGCCGTCCTCATATCCCGACAGGTCGCGATCGCCCGAATAGCGGAAGCCGTCGACCACGTCCTGCAGCGCGAAGGCCGGCGCGAGCGCACGCTCGATCGCGCGCGTGCGCAGCACCAGCTCGCCGCGATCGTCGCCGCGCAGCCACACCCACACGTCGGCGGGCGTGACGGGCAGCGTGCGGTCGTTCACCGCGAACGCCGGATATTCGGTCAGGCCCGGCACCGGGCGCCCGAGATGCGCGGCCAGCGCATGGCCGAAGCCGGCGACCGCGCCGCGTCCGTCGACGAGCTCGCGCAATGCCCGCAGCGCCGCCGCGACATTGACGTTGCTGGAAATCGTGAAAGTGAGGTATCGGGCCGCCGCAT contains:
- a CDS encoding Dyp-type peroxidase encodes the protein MSDVQQGILAPIDAAARYLTFTISSNVNVAAALRALRELVDGRGAVAGFGHALAAHLGRPVPGLTEYPAFAVNDRTLPVTPADVWVWLRGDDRGELVLRTRAIERALAPAFALQDVVDGFRYSGDRDLSGYEDGTENPTGDDALAAAVVAGQGAGLDGSSFVAVQQWLHDFDRMERIASGDMDHIVGRRRSDNEEIDDAPAFAHVKRTAQESFEPEAFMLRRSSPWADARRAGLYFVAFGCSLRAFDVQMRRMCGADDGIVDGLFRFTQPLTGAYFWCPPVKDGKLDLSALGL